TATCTGCTGGGGCGAGAGACGATTCGGCCGATTGAGCTGGGGGGCTATGCCGTCCCCAAGGGCACCACGATTTTCATGTCGCAATGGGTGATGCACCGCGATGAACGCTATTTCGAGTCGCCGTTGAGCTTCCGTCCGGAGCGCTGGCTTGACGGCTTGGCCAAGCGCATCCCCAAATACGCCTATTTTCCCTTCGGTGGTGGGCCACGCATCTGCATCGGCAACCACTTTGCCCAGATGGAAGCGGCGCTGCTGCTCGCCACCATCGGTCAGCGCTACCAATTCACTCACGACGATGCGATGCCGGTGGAGCCGTGGCCGAGTATCACGTTGATTCCGAATGGCGGAATTCATACCACGCTCAAACGTCGCTAACTTGGACGAGTCGGCCCGCGTTGGCCCGCTGCGGGGGGGCGGAGCGCGAACGCGGACCCGTGTCGGAACAGGTCTGACCAAATCGGCGGGCAGTTTCTACAATCATCGGAGTACGCGGGCTGCCGATGGGCAGGGCCGCACTCGCTCTCCCGAGTGGTATCGGTGATGGAATGATGCGGATTGGCACGCTGGGAATTGTCGGAGTCGGTCTAATCGGCGGCTCCATCGGGTTGGCCGCACGCGAACGAGGCATCGCCCAACGGGTGATCGGCATCGGCCGGCAAACCAGCAGCCTCCAACAAGCGTTGGATCTCGGATTAATTACCGAATTCACCACCGATCTGGTCGCAGGCGGATCGCAAGCCGATCTGACAGTCTTTTGCACGCCGGTCGATTTGATCGGCCCGCAAGTGCGGCAGTTGGCCCCGCATCTGAAGCCGGGCACGATTCTGACCGACGCTGGCTCGACCAAGGAACGCATTGTTCAAGCTGTGGAAGGCATTTTGCCGCAAGGGGTTGCGTTCATTGGCTCGCATCCGCTGGCCGGGTCGCATCGGCGCGGTCCCGATGCGGCGAAGGCTGATTTGTTCTGCAATCGTTTGACGATTCTGACGCCGACGCCTACGAGTGATCCGCACGCCCTAGCGACGCTGACCGAATTCTGGCAAGCGCTGGGTTCGCGGGTGCAATTGCTAGATGCCGCCACCCATGATCGCGCGCTGGGCACGACGAGTCATTTGCCGCATGCCGTCGCGTCGGCGCTGGCCAGTGTGTTGCCCGAAGCGTGGCAACCGCTTACCGCCACGGGGTTTCGGGATACGACTCGGCTGGCGGCGGCCGATCCGACCTTGTGGACTGCGATTTTTCGAGAAAATCAGGATGCCGTTCGGGACGCTCTCGATCGCTTCGAGGCGGCCCTGGCTACATTTCGACAGTTGCTCGCCCATGATGACGCCGATGCGCTGCATCAGTGGCTGACCAACGCAAAGCAGGTGCGTGATGCTCTGGGAAGTTGAGATTCGTCCGATCGGTCGAGATGCCGAACGCGAGCGCGTGTGCGATGAATACGATTGGCTCACGCACAGCCAACGCGGCGGCGATTTGATTACCGCAGCGGCCCGCGGCTACCTGCTCGAAGGCAATCTCTCCCTGGAAGAAGCCGACGCTCTGTGCGTGGAATTGCTCGTCGATCCGCTGCTGGAAACCAGCACGCTCACTGCCATTCCCGTTGAATCCGCCCCCGACACCGTCACCGTGCTGCTCAAGCCCGGCGTGATGGACCCCACCGCGCAAAGCGTGTTGGAAGCGGCAGCACGGATGAACATTCCAGTGTCAAATGTTCGCACGTTTCGGCGATACTTTGGCCCCGTCGCCGCGGTGGACGATGCCGCCATTCGCAAGGTGCTGGCCAACGACGCGATTGAGCAAATTGTGGTCGGCCCACTCACGGCCAGTCACCTCAGCCTCGGCAAGCCGACACCGTTCCAACTGGTGACGGTGCCGTTGCGCGATGCCGATGATGCGACGCTGGAACAAATCTCGCGTCAGGGGCAATTGGCACTCGCGCTCGACGAGATGCAGATCATTCAGACGCATTTTCGGGAGCTGCAACGCGATCCGACCGACATCGAATTGGAGACGATCGCACAAACGTGGTCCGAACACTGCTCGCACAAAACGCTGCGCAGCGCGGTGCGATACGATGAAACCATCGACGGTGTGACGACGACGAAACATTTCGGCAACCTGCTGAAAGAAACCATCTTCGGGGCGACGCAGACGATTCGGGAGCAACTCGGGGACAAGGATTGGTGCGTTAGCGTCTTCGTCGACAATGCCGGGGTGGTGACGTTCAACGATGAGTATCACGTCTGTTTCAAGGTGGAAACGCACAACCACCCCTCGGCGATTGAGCCGTATGGCGGGGCGAACACCGGCCTGGGCGGGGTGATCCGCGATCCGCTGGGCACCGGACTGGGGGCCAAGCCGATCTGCAATACCGACGTGTTCTGCTTTGCGCCGCCGGATACGCCGCCGGAATCGCTGCCGCCGGGCGTGTTGCATCCGCGCCGGGTGATGCAAGGCGTGGTGGCGGGCGTGCGTGATTATGGCAATCGAATGGGCATTCCCACTGTCAACGGGGCAGTGCTGTTCGATCCCGCCTATCTGGGCAATCCGTTGGTATTCTGTGGCACGGTCGGGTTGATTCCGGTCAATCGCATCGAGAAGGCCGCCAAGCCAGGCGATTTGATTGTCGCGCTGGGCGGTCGCACGGGCCGCGACGGCATCCACGGTGCGACATTTTCGTCACTGGAATTAACCGACGAATCCGAGAAAGTTTCCGGTGGCGCGGTGCAGATCGGCAACGCCATCACCGAGAAAAAGGTGCTGGATGTGGTGCTGGCGGCCCGCGATCGCGGTCTGTTCCATGCCGTCACCGACTGCGGAGCGGGGGGC
This DNA window, taken from Tuwongella immobilis, encodes the following:
- a CDS encoding prephenate dehydrogenase; translated protein: MMRIGTLGIVGVGLIGGSIGLAARERGIAQRVIGIGRQTSSLQQALDLGLITEFTTDLVAGGSQADLTVFCTPVDLIGPQVRQLAPHLKPGTILTDAGSTKERIVQAVEGILPQGVAFIGSHPLAGSHRRGPDAAKADLFCNRLTILTPTPTSDPHALATLTEFWQALGSRVQLLDAATHDRALGTTSHLPHAVASALASVLPEAWQPLTATGFRDTTRLAAADPTLWTAIFRENQDAVRDALDRFEAALATFRQLLAHDDADALHQWLTNAKQVRDALGS
- the purL gene encoding phosphoribosylformylglycinamidine synthase subunit PurL codes for the protein MMLWEVEIRPIGRDAERERVCDEYDWLTHSQRGGDLITAAARGYLLEGNLSLEEADALCVELLVDPLLETSTLTAIPVESAPDTVTVLLKPGVMDPTAQSVLEAAARMNIPVSNVRTFRRYFGPVAAVDDAAIRKVLANDAIEQIVVGPLTASHLSLGKPTPFQLVTVPLRDADDATLEQISRQGQLALALDEMQIIQTHFRELQRDPTDIELETIAQTWSEHCSHKTLRSAVRYDETIDGVTTTKHFGNLLKETIFGATQTIREQLGDKDWCVSVFVDNAGVVTFNDEYHVCFKVETHNHPSAIEPYGGANTGLGGVIRDPLGTGLGAKPICNTDVFCFAPPDTPPESLPPGVLHPRRVMQGVVAGVRDYGNRMGIPTVNGAVLFDPAYLGNPLVFCGTVGLIPVNRIEKAAKPGDLIVALGGRTGRDGIHGATFSSLELTDESEKVSGGAVQIGNAITEKKVLDVVLAARDRGLFHAVTDCGAGGFSSAVGEMAAEIGADVQLELAPLKYDGLTYTEIWISESQERMVLAVPEADWPALQALAESEDVEAAVLGRFTDTGRLKLSYHGNPVGELDLHFLHEGRPKLVRAATWTKPPEQEPLGHGHRRSPHESLLAILSSYSVCSKEWIIRQYDHEVQGGSVIKPLVGVRDDGPSDAAVVMPILGDYAGIAIGCGINPQYGKLDPGAMAGLAIDEAVRNVVAVGADPAKIAILDNFCWANVRDPEVLGALVRTAEACRDVAVAYGTPFISGKDSLNNEFRSPERTIAIPSTLLVSALGQIADVRTCVTMDLKAAGHLIYQVGVTKPDLGGSHYHMVQGITGGRVPQVDLELAPKVFRAMHAAISAGLVRSCHDLSEGGLATALAEMAFAGEIGVDVTSLDAITGPEPLSDIVRLYSESPTRFVVEVPEERAAAFEQLLAGIPLAKIGVTVKEPRLRIADSNGEWLIWAKLSELKDAWQKPLAW